In one Polyangium spumosum genomic region, the following are encoded:
- a CDS encoding AAA family ATPase: MITSIRVASFRGIRAGGLEGLSPLTVILGPNSAGKSTLLDGMVIGGSRSPGDAVGRVVARRSELWDGARWLFWRGGRDGTPATIQVNIKDIGTRNVTLSFSTDVSSGLEQKLDERRARRPFVGEVLAIAQLEGARARTAFALDNEYVFEQEGGFRRVPLVKLVDPRPGARHALLSRVYTEAVESGLLDESVALVSAVVPGLRNIVLTDPGGATVVQLQFADHSVPVALAGDGVQSLVRICFELASPAGSTALLEEPEASQHPRALRQTARAIRAAVQRGVQVVLSTHSLDLLDALLLEFEAERPALTVFHLALHDGELRSTRYEGAEAAFAREGVGEDLR; this comes from the coding sequence GTGATCACCTCGATCCGTGTCGCTTCCTTTCGAGGCATACGAGCGGGCGGCCTCGAAGGGCTCTCACCCCTGACCGTGATCCTGGGCCCGAACAGCGCCGGCAAGAGCACGCTGCTCGATGGCATGGTCATCGGTGGCAGCCGCTCTCCCGGCGACGCGGTGGGGCGGGTCGTCGCGCGGCGCTCCGAGCTCTGGGACGGGGCGCGGTGGCTGTTCTGGCGGGGCGGGCGGGACGGCACCCCGGCGACGATCCAGGTGAACATCAAGGACATCGGCACGCGCAACGTGACGCTCTCGTTCTCGACGGATGTCTCCTCCGGGCTCGAACAGAAGCTCGACGAACGACGCGCGAGGCGGCCCTTCGTAGGCGAGGTCCTCGCGATCGCCCAGCTCGAGGGCGCGAGGGCCCGCACCGCGTTCGCGCTGGACAATGAATACGTCTTCGAACAGGAGGGCGGTTTCCGTCGTGTTCCCCTCGTCAAGCTCGTCGATCCGCGCCCGGGCGCTCGGCATGCGCTGCTCTCCCGCGTATATACCGAGGCTGTCGAGAGTGGCCTGCTCGACGAGAGCGTGGCCCTCGTATCCGCCGTGGTGCCGGGGCTCCGCAATATCGTCCTGACCGATCCCGGCGGGGCCACGGTGGTGCAGCTCCAGTTCGCCGACCACAGCGTCCCGGTCGCGCTCGCGGGGGACGGGGTGCAGAGCCTCGTCCGGATCTGCTTCGAGCTCGCTTCGCCCGCGGGCAGCACCGCGCTTCTGGAGGAGCCCGAGGCGAGCCAGCATCCGCGCGCATTGCGACAGACCGCGCGCGCCATCCGGGCGGCTGTCCAGCGGGGCGTGCAAGTCGTACTCTCCACGCATAGCCTGGATCTGCTCGACGCGCTCCTCCTGGAGTTCGAGGCCGAGCGCCCGGCCCTGACCGTGTTTCACCTCGCGCTCCACGACGGCGAGCTTCGGAGCACGCGGTACGAGGGGGCTGAGGCCGCCTTTGCGCGGGAAGGCGTGGGGGAGGACCTTCGATGA